A genomic window from Candidatus Palauibacter australiensis includes:
- a CDS encoding cytochrome c-type biogenesis protein CcmH — protein sequence MSRVAVAAAVLAVTGVTLGAAPAAAQTVDGALDGIERPAAPGDPVRSAEIDQRTAEIGATLRCPICRQQSVAESSARIAREMQDVIRTMLMDGRTAEEIEAYFVEAYGPWILLKPRAEGMNLFVYAGPGLAFLLGGFLVARRIRRGRSRDDEARDEPAPLDHLRKADRKWLEAAIKGS from the coding sequence ATGTCGCGCGTCGCCGTCGCCGCCGCCGTGCTCGCCGTGACCGGCGTGACCCTTGGCGCGGCGCCCGCCGCCGCCCAGACCGTTGACGGGGCCCTCGACGGCATCGAGCGGCCGGCCGCCCCGGGCGACCCGGTCCGCAGCGCCGAAATCGACCAGCGGACGGCGGAGATCGGCGCCACCTTGCGCTGCCCGATCTGCCGCCAGCAGTCCGTCGCGGAATCGTCTGCGCGCATCGCTCGCGAAATGCAGGACGTGATCCGCACCATGCTCATGGACGGTCGCACCGCCGAGGAGATCGAGGCCTACTTCGTAGAGGCGTACGGCCCGTGGATCCTCCTCAAGCCCCGGGCGGAGGGCATGAACCTCTTCGTCTACGCCGGTCCCGGCCTGGCCTTCCTCCTCGGCGGATTCCTCGTCGCGCGCCGCATCCGCCGCGGCCGGAGTCGCGACGATGAAGCGCGCGACGAACCCGCGCCGCTCGACCACCTGCGGAAGGCGGACCGGAAGTGGCTGGAGGCCGCGATCAAGGGGTCCTGA
- a CDS encoding redoxin domain-containing protein encodes MKGWWRWALPLAAVPVLALLYWGLGQDQRRLPSALEGREAPAFRLANLYNPSDSVRLSDFEGKVVVLNYWASWCIPCIAEHPVLVRLRETYDPDEVALIGVLFQDRPENGMRFIEELGGEWPLVTDPGSLTAIEYGVYGVPETYFIGADGVVALRHDLAVTWDLVERNVDSLLVARDAAGPAGS; translated from the coding sequence ATGAAGGGCTGGTGGCGGTGGGCCCTGCCCTTGGCGGCCGTGCCCGTCCTCGCGCTTCTCTACTGGGGGCTGGGGCAGGACCAGCGGCGGCTTCCGTCCGCGCTCGAGGGCCGCGAGGCGCCCGCGTTCCGGCTCGCCAACCTCTACAACCCGAGCGATTCGGTGCGCCTGAGCGACTTCGAGGGGAAGGTCGTCGTGCTCAACTACTGGGCCTCGTGGTGCATCCCGTGCATCGCCGAGCATCCGGTGCTCGTGCGGCTGCGCGAGACGTACGATCCGGACGAGGTGGCGCTCATCGGCGTCCTCTTCCAGGACAGGCCGGAGAACGGGATGCGCTTCATCGAGGAGCTGGGCGGGGAGTGGCCGCTCGTCACGGATCCGGGGAGCCTGACCGCGATCGAATACGGCGTGTACGGGGTGCCCGAGACGTACTTCATCGGCGCCGACGGCGTGGTCGCGCTGCGGCACGATCTCGCGGTGACGTGGGACCTTGTCGAGCGGAACGTGGACTCGCTCCTCGTCGCGCGCGACGCCGCCGGTCCGGCGGGAAGCTGA
- a CDS encoding heme lyase CcmF/NrfE family subunit: MLSTLGYASVIAALLAAALATAAGGWAGLSRSGGEVSTALARRAAYFAFFAMSAGMLVMEVALLTHDFSVEYVARVGSRETPTYYTAISLWSSLEGSILFWGWILAGYGALFAFTRRREFGALRTAGEPLTALGGGLAHGLRTTPLVLAVIGAVQLFFFGLLAGAANPFGIVDPAPANGPGPNPLLQNHPLMGLHPPMLYFGFVGMTVPFAFAIAGLLRGNVEARWLRDARRWMVAAWAFLTMGIIGGGWWSYEVLGWGGAWAWDPVENASFLPWLTATAFLHSAMVQERRGMLKTWNLTLMISTFLLTLFGTFLTRSGVIDSVHAFTEGVIGPVFLAFIAVVAIASLALIGWRSNRLRAPGQVESPASRESAFILNNLLFVGFTFTVLLGTMWPLVVEALRGDRISVGPPYFDQVASPIGLALIFLMGVGPALPWRRAGREQLKRSFVWPAIVGAAAGLLAFALGVGYFLPILTIAFAAFVLTTITDEFRKGIEARRRIAERSFLGALRDLFARTGQRYGGYVVHVGVIVIALAISVSWTWKTEREMTLRPGERLAIEDYEVELIDVWGREEPHRFVIGATFAAYRNGRGIGEERPRINFYTATGQNIATPAVKSSLTSDLYLTLMAVDPESGAHATVRAIVNPGIVWLWIGGMIMGVGALIAIWPWGRSRVRAAGAELLADPAAAA; encoded by the coding sequence ATGCTGAGCACGCTCGGCTACGCGTCCGTCATCGCGGCGCTCCTGGCTGCAGCCCTGGCCACGGCGGCCGGCGGCTGGGCCGGCCTGTCACGCTCCGGCGGCGAGGTGTCCACGGCCCTGGCCCGCCGTGCCGCCTACTTCGCCTTCTTCGCGATGTCCGCCGGCATGCTCGTAATGGAGGTCGCCCTCCTCACGCACGACTTCAGCGTCGAGTACGTGGCGCGCGTGGGGAGCCGCGAGACGCCGACCTACTACACGGCGATCTCGCTCTGGAGCAGCCTCGAGGGCTCGATCCTCTTCTGGGGCTGGATCCTCGCCGGCTACGGGGCGCTCTTCGCCTTCACCCGCCGCCGCGAGTTCGGGGCGCTGCGGACCGCCGGCGAACCGCTGACCGCGCTCGGGGGCGGACTCGCGCACGGCCTCCGCACGACCCCGCTCGTCCTTGCCGTCATCGGCGCCGTGCAACTCTTCTTCTTCGGACTCCTCGCGGGAGCCGCGAATCCGTTCGGCATCGTGGATCCCGCGCCGGCCAACGGCCCCGGACCCAATCCCCTCCTCCAGAATCATCCGCTCATGGGCCTGCACCCGCCCATGCTCTACTTCGGGTTCGTGGGGATGACGGTGCCCTTCGCCTTTGCGATCGCGGGCCTCCTGCGCGGGAACGTCGAGGCGCGCTGGCTCAGGGACGCCCGCCGCTGGATGGTCGCCGCGTGGGCTTTCCTCACCATGGGGATCATCGGCGGCGGCTGGTGGTCGTACGAGGTCCTGGGCTGGGGCGGCGCCTGGGCGTGGGATCCGGTGGAGAACGCGTCCTTCCTCCCCTGGCTCACGGCCACCGCCTTCCTGCACTCCGCGATGGTCCAGGAGCGGCGGGGGATGCTGAAGACGTGGAACCTCACGCTGATGATCTCGACCTTCCTCCTCACCCTGTTCGGGACGTTCCTCACGCGGTCGGGCGTCATCGACTCCGTACACGCCTTTACCGAGGGCGTCATCGGGCCCGTGTTCCTCGCCTTCATCGCCGTGGTGGCGATCGCGTCGCTGGCCCTCATCGGGTGGCGGAGCAACCGGCTGCGCGCGCCGGGTCAGGTGGAGAGCCCCGCCTCGCGCGAGTCCGCCTTCATCCTCAACAACCTCCTCTTCGTGGGCTTCACCTTCACGGTCCTCCTCGGCACGATGTGGCCGCTCGTCGTGGAGGCGCTGCGGGGGGACCGGATCAGCGTGGGACCGCCGTACTTCGACCAGGTCGCGAGCCCGATCGGGCTGGCGCTCATCTTCCTGATGGGGGTCGGGCCGGCGCTCCCGTGGCGGCGGGCGGGGCGGGAGCAGTTGAAGCGGTCGTTCGTGTGGCCGGCCATCGTCGGGGCCGCGGCGGGGCTCCTCGCCTTCGCCCTCGGCGTCGGGTATTTCCTCCCCATTCTCACGATCGCCTTCGCCGCCTTCGTGCTGACGACGATCACGGACGAGTTCCGGAAGGGGATCGAGGCGCGGCGGAGGATCGCGGAGCGCTCGTTCCTTGGCGCGCTGCGGGATCTGTTCGCGCGCACGGGGCAGCGCTACGGCGGCTACGTGGTGCATGTGGGGGTGATCGTCATCGCGCTCGCGATCTCCGTCTCGTGGACGTGGAAGACGGAACGGGAGATGACGCTCCGGCCCGGCGAGCGGCTGGCGATCGAGGACTACGAGGTGGAACTCATCGACGTGTGGGGGCGGGAGGAACCGCACCGGTTCGTCATCGGGGCGACGTTCGCGGCCTACCGTAACGGGCGCGGGATCGGCGAGGAGCGGCCGCGGATCAACTTCTACACCGCGACGGGACAGAACATCGCGACGCCCGCCGTGAAGAGTTCGCTCACGAGCGACCTCTACCTCACGCTGATGGCGGTGGACCCGGAGAGCGGGGCGCACGCGACCGTGCGGGCGATCGTGAATCCGGGGATCGTCTGGCTCTGGATCGGGGGGATGATCATGGGCGTGGGCGCCCTGATCGCGATCTGGCCCTGGGGCCGGAGCCGGGTGCGGGCGGCGGGGGCCGAACTGCTTGCCGATCCGGCGGCCGCGGCATGA
- a CDS encoding cytochrome c maturation protein CcmE, with protein MRRKLWMLAGLGAIAGAITVLAAGGLNENMVFFLTPAELEARGVEVVDQPIRLGGQVKPGSVDWNPESAELRFVIGEENIEIPVESTGAPPSMFQPGMGVVVEGAYGNDGVFRATNLMVKHSNEYAPPEHAGDAGQVYKSLLEDS; from the coding sequence TTGAGACGGAAACTCTGGATGCTGGCGGGGCTCGGGGCGATCGCGGGGGCGATCACGGTGCTCGCGGCGGGCGGGTTGAACGAGAACATGGTGTTCTTCCTCACGCCCGCCGAACTCGAGGCGCGCGGAGTCGAGGTCGTGGACCAGCCGATCCGGCTCGGTGGCCAGGTCAAGCCGGGGAGCGTGGACTGGAATCCGGAGTCCGCCGAACTGCGTTTCGTCATCGGCGAGGAGAACATCGAGATCCCCGTCGAGAGCACGGGCGCGCCCCCCTCGATGTTCCAGCCGGGGATGGGGGTCGTCGTCGAAGGAGCCTACGGGAACGATGGCGTCTTCCGCGCCACGAACCTGATGGTGAAGCACTCGAACGAATACGCCCCTCCGGAGCACGCGGGCGACGCGGGCCAGGTCTACAAGTCCCTCCTCGAAGACTCCTGA